The following proteins come from a genomic window of Deltaproteobacteria bacterium RIFCSPHIGHO2_02_FULL_44_16:
- the aspA gene encoding aspartate ammonia-lyase (catalyzes the formation of fumarate from aspartate) — protein sequence MTNTRTERDSMGEVAVPSDALYGAQTKRAVDNFPVSGRTFPSLFIRMLGEIKYAAASANRKLGRLDKKLADAIMQAAERVAKGECDQHFPIDVFQTGSGTSTNMNANEVIANLANVALGSLLGAKTPVHPNDHVNDGQSSNDVIPTAIHLSAAYGIKYELIPALRELQKELSQKAKAFDDVVKIGRTHLMDATPIRLGQEFSGYATQVAHVTEALERVLPSLFELAIGGTAVGTGINTHPKFANEVCSVLSKRLSLDLKEATNHFAAQGAKDACVEASGLLKMTALAVMKIADDLRWLASGPRAGLAEIKLPELQPGSSIMPGKVNPVIPEVVCQVACQVIGNDTAITMGASTSKFELNVTMPLIAINLLDSIRLLTAGAQLLAKKCVAGIEADKERCRQFVEQSLMLVTPLAKEIGYDRAAALAKRAYTERKTIREVALEEKVLDERKLNQILDVRSMMEPK from the coding sequence ATGACAAATACCAGAACTGAACGCGATTCAATGGGGGAGGTGGCTGTGCCTTCTGATGCTCTCTATGGCGCGCAGACTAAACGCGCGGTTGATAATTTTCCGGTGAGCGGCAGAACGTTTCCCTCACTCTTCATTCGCATGCTCGGCGAAATCAAATATGCAGCCGCAAGCGCCAACAGAAAACTCGGACGTCTCGATAAAAAACTTGCCGATGCGATCATGCAAGCCGCAGAACGCGTGGCCAAAGGAGAGTGCGATCAACACTTTCCAATCGATGTTTTTCAGACCGGCTCTGGTACGTCGACCAATATGAATGCCAACGAAGTCATTGCGAATCTTGCAAACGTTGCTCTTGGGAGTTTACTTGGCGCAAAAACTCCGGTCCATCCGAATGATCATGTGAATGACGGCCAGTCTTCGAATGATGTGATTCCGACCGCCATTCATCTGAGCGCTGCGTATGGCATCAAATATGAACTCATTCCTGCGCTTCGCGAACTTCAAAAAGAACTGAGCCAAAAAGCGAAAGCTTTTGATGATGTCGTCAAAATTGGGCGCACACATTTGATGGATGCAACACCCATTCGACTTGGCCAGGAGTTTTCCGGGTACGCTACGCAAGTGGCGCATGTGACAGAGGCGCTCGAGCGAGTGCTTCCATCACTTTTTGAACTCGCCATTGGTGGAACCGCAGTGGGAACTGGAATCAATACGCATCCAAAGTTTGCGAATGAAGTCTGTAGCGTACTTTCAAAACGTTTGAGTCTCGATTTGAAAGAGGCGACCAATCATTTTGCAGCGCAGGGAGCGAAAGATGCGTGTGTTGAAGCAAGTGGTTTGTTAAAGATGACGGCGTTAGCCGTCATGAAAATTGCTGATGATCTTCGCTGGCTTGCAAGTGGCCCTCGTGCAGGGCTTGCTGAGATTAAACTTCCGGAGTTGCAACCTGGTTCTTCGATTATGCCGGGAAAAGTAAATCCCGTGATTCCCGAAGTGGTCTGCCAAGTCGCATGTCAAGTGATCGGCAACGATACTGCGATTACGATGGGAGCATCGACAAGTAAATTTGAACTCAATGTGACGATGCCACTGATTGCGATCAATCTCCTCGATTCAATCCGTTTGTTAACTGCAGGAGCGCAGCTCCTCGCAAAGAAATGTGTGGCTGGTATTGAAGCTGACAAAGAACGCTGTCGTCAATTCGTGGAACAGAGTTTAATGCTCGTCACTCCTCTTGCCAAAGAGATCGGCTATGATCGTGCCGCAGCGCTTGCCAAACGTGCATATACCGAACGCAAAACCATCCGCGAAGTAGCGCTCGAAGAAAAAGTTTTGGATGAACGCAAGCTCAATCAGATTCTCGATGTTCGTTCCATGATGGAGCCAAAGTGA
- a CDS encoding transcriptional regulator, whose protein sequence is MKKILLIEDDSVLRENTAEILTLAQYQVTTAKQGKEGIQKAKEMKPDVILCDIMMPELDGYGVLHILSKDPETASIPFLFLTAKAEKSDLRKGMELGADDYLTKPFDETELLNAIETRLKKRAFAEKTFTATLEGLHEFLDQARGMKELATLSEERPLVRYRPQETIFHEGEIPAHLYFLQEGKVKTCRMHDEGKELVTNLYSAGNFFGYTALLEEIPYTDTAVTLEAAKICKIPKEDFFSLISKNRDVAQTFIKMLSNSVRETETRLLSLAYDSVRKRVAETLLMAQKKYHIDGERQTKLPLTRENLANMVGTATETLIRCLSDFKDEKLISIDGRQIIILNVKGLKELQ, encoded by the coding sequence ATGAAGAAGATTTTGCTCATCGAAGACGATTCGGTGTTGCGAGAAAATACGGCTGAAATTTTAACACTTGCCCAATATCAGGTGACCACAGCAAAACAGGGAAAAGAGGGGATTCAGAAAGCAAAGGAGATGAAACCAGATGTGATCCTTTGCGACATCATGATGCCTGAACTGGATGGTTATGGTGTACTCCATATCCTTTCCAAAGATCCTGAAACCGCGAGTATTCCCTTTCTCTTTTTAACGGCCAAAGCGGAAAAGAGCGATCTTCGAAAAGGGATGGAGCTCGGAGCAGACGACTACCTCACAAAACCTTTTGATGAAACGGAACTTTTGAATGCAATTGAAACGCGTCTCAAGAAACGGGCTTTTGCAGAAAAAACTTTTACTGCAACGCTTGAAGGTCTTCACGAATTTCTGGATCAGGCGCGCGGCATGAAAGAACTTGCAACGCTTTCAGAGGAGAGACCTCTTGTGCGCTATCGTCCACAGGAAACCATTTTTCATGAAGGTGAGATTCCAGCTCATCTTTATTTTCTGCAAGAGGGAAAAGTAAAAACCTGTCGGATGCATGATGAGGGAAAAGAACTGGTGACGAATCTCTATTCAGCCGGAAATTTTTTTGGATACACTGCGCTCCTGGAAGAGATTCCCTATACAGATACAGCCGTGACGCTTGAAGCCGCAAAAATTTGCAAGATTCCAAAAGAGGATTTTTTCTCCCTGATTTCAAAAAATCGCGATGTGGCGCAAACCTTTATCAAAATGCTTTCCAACTCCGTGCGGGAAACAGAAACGCGATTGTTAAGTTTGGCCTACGATTCGGTCAGAAAGCGGGTTGCCGAAACGCTTCTCATGGCGCAGAAGAAATACCACATCGATGGAGAGCGACAGACAAAACTTCCTTTGACGCGTGAAAATCTGGCAAACATGGTAGGAACGGCAACGGAGACGCTTATTCGCTGTTTAAGCGACTTTAAAGATGAAAAGCTCATCTCGATTGATGGTCGTCAGATTATCATTTTGAATGTCAAAGGACTCAAAGAGCTTCAGTAA